The Manihot esculenta cultivar AM560-2 chromosome 17, M.esculenta_v8, whole genome shotgun sequence genome contains the following window.
AAGGCTCGCTGTCAACACAGCATTCCATTTTTTGAGGGAATTTAAATGTTGATAACActaaattacattttttttagaataacataaaatacattaaactaatataaaaaaattaatttgccacatattatcatatttaaaatatataatagggagatttactatttaatccctagatattgccattatttacaagtcagtccctatattttcaaaaccCTATTAAAATGTCTCTCTCTTTTATTTCCATTACAAAAAGAGTCCTTCCAAGCCATTTTTTCTCCTACCGTTAAAATCATAATAAGAAGAGAGAAAACTTATAAAATCCTAAATTGCCCTTCTAGCCAAAGAGAATCGAATCGCCACCTCCTCCTCAACCACTCGCGCCACTCAAATCGCCGACCTCAGACCACCCTTGAAGGTGTAGGGCAAAGCAAGAGGTGTCTTTCTATTGAGAAGAGGAGGTAAGAAGCGCAGCGAGAAAAGGAGGATGCAGACGAGGCAATTGAGAAGAGGAGATGACTCCGCATGGTGGGACTCGAGCTTAAATCTCCGATAGTGGTGGCGCGTTCAACGGAAGATGGCTTAGGTGGATGCAAATGAGGGAACAAATGGAAAAGCGTCCAAGCTTTCGTGGGTCACTTGAGAAACAGAAGAATTTTCGAGCTGCGATGGAGAGGAGCTTAGTTTTATTGGTGGTGGTGAGAGGAAGAAGAGTAAGGAGTCACTTCGAAAGCGAGTTGGCTCACAGATTCATTTGCCTGCTCGAGCAGGGAATTTGAGTAGAGTTAAGGGGATTCTTCAGAACTGTGATGGTAATGATGCCTGTCCGCAAAAGAAAAATCGAGGAATGCCCTTCTCTTGTTTGCCGTCACcattttcctttctctctccACCACTTCGTCACACTCACACCACTACTATACCTTAGTTCTCAACCCTCTCCCTATCCAGCCCATCCTCTCCGATTACCAAGCAGAAACTCTCACCGCCACCGAAATAAACCCAACGGAGTCCACCTTCTCCGTTCAGTTGCATCACATTGACGCATTATCCTTGAACAAAACCCCACACAAACTCTTCAGCCTGAGGCTCAATCGCGATTCTTCGCGAGTCAATTTTCTGTCCTCTCTTGCCACCTCTGCCGCAGCAGCTAGTGGACGGGCCGCAGGTGGGTTTAGCAGCTCCGCAATTTTTGGTCCGGCTCAAGGTAGCATGAATACTTGACGAGCACAGGCGTGGGTTCCCCACCCAAGTACGTGGCCACAACAATGAAGGGTTGCTCGTTGGTGCTGCCGGCTTCTTGTGATTTGGCCGGGGAAGATTGCCATTTCCCTCTCAAAGTGGTCGCCGGATGTTTTAATAGGGGTGAGAATTAATTTAGAAGTTAAGGGTAATTTACTCTTTTCTCAATGAAAAGGCGGCGAAAATGGATAAAGGACTACATGGTTAACCGAGGTAAAATTGAGAGATGTTTTAGTAGATTTCTTAAAATGCAGGGACTGCCTCGATAATAATGACAAAATCCaggaactaaatagtaaatctccctatataataatatgataattatgttttaaaatactaaaagaaATAGACGTTTTAAATATTACAGTCTCAAATAGTCTTCTCGTGCCAAATAATGAAAAAAGCAACAAAACtacaaattatataaactaaatgtTTCTAAATTCTTCATGCTGCTACTTTCTGACTATTGTTGACATAACTCTGgagattttgaaaataaaaaatatggaaAATACACATTATATAAATGTAAGTGCAATActtaaaaaaagaatataaattacTGCTACcagcaaaaaaaaaagtataagaAAATTATTGACAATAGATAGGTAAAACAAGAGTAAAAAGTAGACTTCCACCAAAAAAATCATTCAATCTATAAAACAGCATTTGTTTTTTTATAAACTCTCCATATGATTGCGCTATTCAGGATACGTATATTACAAAAAGTTGACTGAGATTACAAACTAGGGGCAACATCTATCAAAATTTTACTGGGCGTATTCTCTCCTTTTCAATATTTCAAACTATTAGTTTAAGTATCTTAATTAGCCTATCATTGAAAATTTTGATCTTCATTCTCTCATTTTCACAGGAGTACTTGATTTTCACCTTTGATTACTTAAAAGGCACAAATTGTGGTGTGCCCATGCTTCGAGTTGTTGAATAGTTTTTCAGCTTTCAAGATCCAAAACTCGGACAAGCATGAGTGATGATTCTAATTATTACATATTAATGGGTCTACACTCTATAAGGACGGTACTCAAAACAATATTTTGATCAGCACCAAAACCTTGCCCTCCTAAAGAGGATGATGGGAAAATCTTTATGGGTAATtatcatgaaaattttatagaaataGTTGCACCAAATGTTAAAATATGATCTAAAACAGACTCTAGGAAGAGCAAACAGTAAGCCAATGACCcacttatgaaaaaaataaataaataaggaaTGGACTGTATACCTTCAACAATTCAGTGTTCTCAAGGTCTCATGCTCCATCACTAGTTAAAACATTTGAAGCTCATAAATTCAGTAACACAAAGACACAAAATACAGTGGTAACTAGAAAGATATAATCCACTGAAACTTCAGGAATATGAGTAGGTCTCACAGTGACATTGCTAGATTActttatcatataatttttcaaatgaaATAGTTTACAAATACTTACTGAGTGAGGGAATCAATTCAATAATCCATTACAAATGTGACAATCAGCTAATATGACCTAGAAACAGACTTCTTAGAAAACTAAGATTATTGAAATATTGCGCCAGCCAACCAACCAAGATTTATTCTAGTGTGCTAAATTAAATAGAAACTTACTCTGAAGAGAACAATAAATTTGACATGCAAATGCAAAATATGTAAGAAAATGAAACTACAGTAACAGAAACAATGAGAGAAAAGGAGCAAATTGCCTGTAAGGCGATCGGCGTACACTAGTATCTAGAGGCTTTATTGGCGATCGCAGGAAGTCTTTAGAGTGGAGCGTCCGCCATAATGAGTCGTTTTCCAAGATTGGAAGATCGCAGATATGAGATGACAAAGATGTTCGGGTTAGAAGCTCTCTAATCAGGTTTTAACTGGATAATTCCCAACCAACCAAGAAAATGGAAGACTTTGAGTAAAATAGTTCAATCCGAACCAATTCTACATTGAAACCAAAATTATCGGATTGGTTTTGGTTGGATTAGTGGGATTGGTCGGGTTGGACCAAATTTCGAACAGCTCTAAGACAGTGGTTCAGGGAGATGAAGGGGAGGTCGCCGGCAGGGTTTGTGGCTAAGAGGCTGCCGGCGGGTGTTCTTGGTTGGTGCGAGCGGGAGATAGAAATGGTGGAAATACACACAGCAGAGTAACATGGGTTTGTCGGGGAGAGCTGGGCATTGGATTATGGAGAGGGAGCTGTAGAAGGAGATGGGAAATGGGGATTTCGCTATGAAGGGGAAGGTGGGTCTATTGGGAGAGTCGGTGGAGAGGATGCAATGGAAGGGGCTGTGTTGGACTGAGGATGGATTCTGATGATGGGTTGCCGACTTAGAAGAAGGAAGGAGAGGGACTGGGAACGATAGGGATCTGTGTGGCGTGAAACTTCATGGATCGAAGCTCCTGGTTGAAAGAGAGGGAGGCTGTGCCgagggaagaagaagagagcggAGGGAATGAGAGGAAGAGAGCGGAGGGAATGACAACAAGGACGCtatatatagagaaattaaaatcTTCCTAAAGAACTTCCTCATCAACGGTAAAATTGAGGGGTTTTAAAATCCGAAGCAACTGCTGTGAGATGAAGAAACTGACGGTGAGAGAGAGGGATGCAAGAGGATGAGTTATAAGTGAGAAGAAGAAACTGACGGTGAGAGAAGGACTCGTTGAGAAAGGAGAGTGAAAGGGGGTGTTAATTCTTCAATTAGAGAATAATCATgaaattatgaaatattaacTAGCAAAATTTTAAATGGATGTAtgctttaattaaaaatatatggatatattttaattaattaaataaaactataataattatctgaatttatttaattattcataaaaatagttaagattattaaaattattttgtttaaaaaatttatatctcAAGTTCAAACTAATAAGAGATTGCAcctcattttaaattttcatcaataaaaaaaaatatttatcgaTCAAAGAAAATATcagtataaaattatattttttaacttttatttaataagaaaatcattaaattattttttcataaccATATTACTAAATAGAATTTAGTTTAACTCAGACTGTCCACTAGATACAGTAGCTTTTATAGAGAAAGcaagataaaaatattcaaatttcaaaatcgCATAACTAAAGTTTCTATAAATACAGGTTAATTTTTACCACTTATAAATATGAAGTCaattctccttttattttctttcttttcacaTCTCCGTATAGTTGTGTTAATCTTCCGTTAGAAACTCGTGGTGAAAGACATTCGAAATGCTATGCATTACATTTCTATTTAATAATTGACTATATTAAAGGATAGTTATAGTAGTATATTAGATTCAAAAgagaacaaaaaataaaatgatcgagaaaaaaatttctttttaaactataataaaataataaactaatttttaattccgtgataatattattgttagttaaattttatagaaattaatatactattttaataatatatgcattcatgatcaaaattaaaaaataaaattttaaataaatatcaactttaattaaaatataaataaattttaattaattaaataaaattataaaatacactgataaaaattcttaaatttccatttcaaaaaacaaaaaaattcttaaatttatttaatcatcAATGAAAATACTCGAGCCTCGATTTCCTTTAAAAAATAGGATAGGTGATCCCTGCGATTGAAAGTTTCCGTTTGTGTTTTAACTCAATAACCCGCTAAACAATTCAAAACCAGCGAGAGAGCTCTCGCCCTCCATCGGCGGGATTGTCTTGGGCTTTCTCAGTTAACTTCTGACCAGCTCCACTGTTTATCTCTAAGCTGCAACTTCGTCCGTCCCTTACTTCAACCCCAATGCTTTCTCCCTTTTTCCTGCATCCTCAAACCATAAGCTGATGCCTATCCCCGGACATTGACATTTTTGCATTGCTTTGCTTTCATTTCAGCGTTTTTACAATATCGTTACCTGTAAATCCCAATTTTTTGCTCGTTTCTTTATTTCATTACTGTATCGTCTTCACTGCTTCATGGCCATTACGGTCATCACTGTCACAGTCTTTCTTGCTTGTATCCTATCCAACTGCCAGCAAAGGAGTAAATACACGATTGGGAACCCCTAAAAGTATAGATTGAGAGAGCTTTGCTgtcaatttcaaatcttcataTTTGTTTCAGGTGTCAAACTGAAAAAGAGGCAAGATGAGGATTATGATAAAGGGTGGTGTGTGGAAGAACACTGAGATGGGATCCTCAAAGTAGCTGTTATTAAATATCTGAAGAATCAATGAGCTCGAATCTCTTCGCTTCTTGTTCATAAATTTGCTAAATAGTGTAATTGCTGGTATGAGTGGCTTGAACCCTCCATCCAAAAGGTACTCTCTGCGTCTTTATTCTTCAATTTGTTTTTAGATACACACACCCCTTCATTTGCACTTGTATATTCATATGTTTGTGTTTAACTTCATTTTCAATATTTTAGAAATGTTCAGTAAAAAGTGCTTCAAAGATGGGCATCTAGTTGTTCTAGttaagaatttattaatttagcATAACCGTTATAGGATTTTGAACCACCACAGTATACAAATTTGGtgctgttaaaaaaataaattgaatctttttttttttttttttttttttgttatttagtaAGAATTTTGGTTCTTGCCTTTACAAAATTATTATGTGCATATCAAATACCGCATCTTCTTTGGGAAATGGTGGATAGAGCATGGAGTTGACTCTATGTTTTTGAAATGTTATGGGGAACTGAAAATTAGTTGTTGCAGGATACTTCTTTTTGGAGAGGGTGATTCTTATTCTATGCATGAAGTGCCTTTTTGGGTTTTTGAGGATGCTGGGGGAGATGATGATCCTTCACAGTTTTGGATTTTTATGTTTGATGGACCCCATTGGTTATTATCTATTTTCAACCCAATTAAGAAAACTAGATAAGTTCCGATTAGCTAAGAAAGCCCCATGTTCTCAACTCTGGTCTCGTGCAGTATGTTTAgtgaagagagtttttttttccttttcagccCAAATATGGAAAATTATATGCCAAATTCTCTCCCTTTCACATTGTCAAGTCACAACTTGGGATCCAACTTTCTGATCATGAGCATTATATTTAATGTTATTGTTATACATAAAGGATAGATTAAATCCATAACAAACGAATAACGtttatctattattttatttttattatcttatcttatttatttattattaaatttccgTTATTTGCATTAGGAAGGTTcgtttttattcaataaaataagtGGAAGAATTACAAACAATTTGAGATCTAAGACTCTCTCGTTAAATCTCGTGACTGTGATCCACAATCTGGGACGTAATAATTATGTTCTAGAAATGATTGACGCTTTTATGCAGAGAGATTGATGCTTTTGTTCCATGATATTTGTAGACCGAGTGGATCAGAGAAAAAAGATGAGAAGTTGCTTCATCTTGCTAAGCTCATGCCAGCACAATGGAGAACAATTGCCTCAATTATTGGCCGTACACCATCTCAATGCCTTGAACGCTATGAGAAACTTCTTAATGCAGCTTGTGTTAAGGGTGAGAACTATGAACCTGGTGATGACCCACAGAAATTGCGTCCTGGAGGGATTGATCCAAGTCCAGAGTCAAAGCCTGCACGTCCTGATCCTGTTGATATGgatgaaaatgaaaatgaaaatgaaatgcTTTCTGAAGCACGAGCTCTGTTAGCCAACACTAGAGGCAAAAAAGCAAAAACTCAATGGAGAACAATTGCCCAATTGTTGGCCGTACGCCATCTCAATGCCTTGAACGCTATGAGAAATTTCTTGACGCAGCCTGTGTTAAGGATGAGAACTATGAACCTGGTGATGACCCATGGAAATTGCATCCCAGAGAGATTGATCCATATCCAGAGTCAATGCctggtcgagcttttatcgagccgATCCTCCAGTAACTCCCCAATAACTTGGTTCATTTAAACTCCTAAGACTCAATGAAAGAATTCATTCAGCAAAATTATCACTGGACTCGTCTCAGTTCTACTCTTTAACTCGCAAGATGGGACTTTTAGATTTTTGCCCGTCTCCATCTTGAAAGGGGAGTGGTTAGATTATGCAAACGGTGCGCAGTAAATAAACGGCAAATGGTTTCAAGCCTAGGCCCTTATTTCCACAGCCCATCAGCCCGTCTATCTCTAATCCAAGCCCATCAAAGATTTTATCAAAACGGTGCGTGTTGAACAGGCTTCTCATGTTCTCCGGCATCAGAGAAAATGTCTCCCTTGTACAGCTTGATTTGTTGTTGTAACCTGTAGAATATTTCAGAAattctttgtatttttattcTCTAGAGCATTCCATGTCTATGTATAAATACATGATGCTATGAATAAcaaattaatttgttttttgCTCATCAAAATCTCTATATACAAATTAATTTCTTGTTGCTCTTTTATTCTATCCATCCTCTCAAGCTGCAGATTTCTGTGTTGCAAAACTAAAAGGTGCCAGCAATCCTTCAGGATACGCCTGCAGGAACCCTGCAATTGTCACAGTTGATGATTTTGTATTTAAGAGTCTAGGTGTTGCTGGTAATACTACAAATATTATCAGTGCTGCTGTGGCCCCAGCTTCCGTGCAGCAATTTCCGGGCGTAAATGGTCTTTGCCTATCCACTGCACGTCTAGACCTTGCACCAGGGGGTGTCATCCCCATGCACACTCAACTGCTGCCTCTGAAATTCTCTTTGTGGTCACTGGAAAAATTACTGCTGGATTCATTTCATCATCTGCAAATATGGTTTATGTAAAAACTCTAAATAAAGTTGATGTTATGATTTTTCCACAAGGGCTGCTTCATTTTCAGATAAATGCCGGTGGGACAGCAGCAGTTGCTGTTGTTAGCTTCAATAGTCTTGAACTTGGTCTACAAATTACTGATTTTGCATTGTTCGGCAATAGATTGCCTTCAAAATTGGTGGAGAAAACAACTTTTCTAGATGATGCTCAAGTGAAGAAGCTCAAGGGTGTCCTTGGTGGTACTGGCTAGTCTTGTTAAAATTGTTTCTTGCTCATATCTCTTCTttggtgtgttgtagttggactAGTTAATGTGATTTTATTCTTTAGTCTGTGAATGTTGCTGAACGTAAGCTGAGCAGCTATGCGCCGAGGATTTGAGGTTTATCTTTAGCACTCAAAGATGATCGTATTTTGTTGTATCTTGTTATCTTGGAATTATTTATGCCTGTCAAAGTTCATCGTGAATGCTCTTCATGTATAGAATGTTGTTCTGATGAAGTAAGATCGTTAATGTATTAGTCTTTCTAATTAATATACCTGTTTAAAATGCtttctaattaatataaaaaatacaaataactCATTTCAAATGGCAGAGGTCGCTTATCTCTATGTCAAACACAGAGATAAGCGACCTCTGCCATTTGCAACACAAGAGTAGTCTCTCCAGTGCCTGAAATCCTGGAATTTAATGCACCAGGATCATCTCGTCCAATAGCCAAATTTCTTTAATTCTTTTTGGGATGCTTCTGAAACATCAACTCTATTTTCCAAATCTCCACCTCGATGGACAGCATGTAAATCTATAGAAACAACTGCAATGACAAATACGGAGATGACTCTTGTGAGTACTGAGGTTGCATGACGCAGCTTCCACACgaaaattttaagtaaaattgaGAAACAAACATCGATATAATAAGCATTCACAAAACCCAAGCTTGCTTCCACTTGGGAATTCTCTAACGCAGTTTTCTCTTGATCATCTCGTCCAATAGCCAAATTGGGGTATCTCCGTAGCAGATCAAAAGCCATATCTGCAGATGTTGAGATcattggaaaaagaaaaatggtTCTGCTGTAAATATTTGGATGAAAAGTGAGTTGCTAGAGATACCCACCATAGAATTCAGCAATTATGAGAAGATTCACAAGTCTGAAGTCATTTGGGCCTGATAATGCACTTAGATCTGTCACATGACAAAAGAAGGGAAACTGCTTCCTTGTGGCAACACTGGGCAGCAAAATGAAGTGGGGCAAGGCCATGGAAGTTTGCTATCTGCAGCAGTGCTGGATTCTTTTTCAGTAATAAACTTATTGCTTGAATATTACCAGCAATAGCAGCATAATGAAGAGGTGTTTCTCCATGAATATTTGTCGTTTCCAAGGAATGTTCAGGCATTGACTCAACAAGCATCTGTATGAATCTCAAGGATGAGCGACCTCTGCTTCTTGCAACATGAAGAGTTATCTCTTCAATGCCTGAAATTTTAACAGTTACTGCAGCAGGGTCATCATAAAAAATTCTCTTTGCAGTTATCCAATCACCTCTCAGTGCTGCTTGGCAAGTAACGTCTTTCTTTCTCTGTCAAGAGTTAATACATATTAAAAGGGAATTCAAAGCGAGTATGTTTGGAGATTACACAAAACTTACCCTCTTCAGCCTCTTGGGATTGTTCATTC
Protein-coding sequences here:
- the LOC110602876 gene encoding uncharacterized protein LOC110602876 isoform X1, which gives rise to MALPHFILLPSVATRKQFPFFCHVTDLSALSGPNDFRLVNLLIIAEFYDMAFDLLRRYPNLAIGRDDQEKTALENSQVEASLGFVNAYYIDVCFSILLKIFVWKLRHATSVLTRVISVFVIAVVSIDLHAVHRGGDLENRVDVSEASQKELKKFGYWTR
- the LOC110602876 gene encoding uncharacterized protein LOC110602876 isoform X2 encodes the protein MALPHFILLPSVATRKQFPFFCHVTDLSALSGPNDFRLVNLLIIAEFYDMAFDLLRRYPNLAIGRDDQEKTALENSQVEASLGFVNAYYIDLFL